Within Longimicrobium sp., the genomic segment GATGGCCGCGAGTTCCTGGTGCCCGACGACGTGCGCCGCCTGGCGGTGCCCGTGCTGGCGCACCGCCTGCTCCCGGCCGGCGCCTCTGCCGCGACGGGCGAGGCGTACCAGGAAGCCGTAGGCGTGTTGGACGACGTGATCGCCCGCATCCCGATGCCGGTGTAAAGGCGCCGGTCCGAAGCAGACACCGCAGCCTGTCATCCAGAGGCCCAGGCGAACGACACTGGCCCGCAGCACAATCATCGCGGGCCGAAGGATCTAGCCGCGGCCACGTACAAGCCAAGGCGCGGCAGCGGTCGCGGAGGCGTTGGCCTCGGCTGCCGTGGGGCCCTCACCCGGCCGCGCTGACACGCGTGCCACCCTCTCCCGCAAGCGGGAGAGGGTATTCTCCAGGATTGGGTGCATCGGATTTGGTTCGGTGCGCGGGCCGGGCGCCCCCCATCCCCAGCCCTTCCCCCGCAAACTGCGCGGGGGAAGGGAGCTAGTCTGGCGCGCTTCCGCAGCCGCGGGTGCAGTTCAGGTCTCCCCCTCCCCTGCGCAGCGGGGGAAGGGGGCCGGGGGGAGGGGGCTCCCAGAGGCATTCACCGGCACCCAGCCGAAGCGCCCTCGAAGTTCCCCCCTCTCCCGGCGCAGTTTGCCGGGGGAGGGGCCGGGGGAGGGCCCCGCCCGAGGCATGCGCCCAAGTTCTCTTGCTGTTTCCACGCGTGAAAATCCCAATTCCCAAGTCGCTCGCCCACGTTCGCACCCGCGTCCGCCGCTGGCTGAAGCCGCCGCGGCGGCTTCATTTTTCACGCGGCGGGTGGTTTTTCACCGGCGGCTCGGTGATGCTGGGCTTCGCCGCCGTCGGCACCGGCAACAACCTCCTCTTCCTGCTGCTGGGCGGCATGCTGGGCTTCATCACCCTCAGCGGCTTCCTTTCCGAGCAGATGGTGCGGAACCTGGAGGTGCGCCGCCGCGTGGCCCGCGCCACCGCCGGCTCGCCCGCGCGCATCGTCTACGAGATCCGCAACGGCAACCGCCGGCTCTCCGCCTATTCCATCGAAGCCGGCGAGGACGGACACGAGACGCGCGGCTGGGTGGCGGCCATCGCGCCGGGCGCCCACGGCTTCGCCCGCGCCGAACACACCTGGGAGCGCCGCGGCGTGTATCCGCTGGAAACCATCGTGCTTTCCACCACCTTTCCTTTCGGCCTGTTCGTCAAGGAACGCGACCGCGACGTACCGGGCGAGGCGGTGGTCTGGCCGCGCGTGGACCGGCCCGTGCGCGAGCCGCGTCCCTCGGGCGAGCGCGTGCGCCAGGCCGGCGAGGCGTACGCGGGCTCGGCCGGGGCGCGCGGCGAGTACCGGGGGTTGCGGCCGTACCGCCCCGGCGACGACCCGCGCGACGTGCACTGGCGCACTACGGCGCGCGTGGGGCACCCCGTGGTCCGCGAGTACGAGCGCGACCGCTCCCGCGCGCTCTGGCTATGCCTGGACCTGCGCGCGCCCGACGGTGACCTGGCCGAGGATGCGGTCGAGATCGCCGCCGCCGTGGCCTCCGCGGCCCTGAAGCGCGGCGAGGCGTTCGGCCTGGCGACGCAGGATGCGCGCGTGCGGCCGGCGGGCGGGGCCGCGCAGATGGAGCGCGTGCTCGACCTGCTGGCCCGCG encodes:
- a CDS encoding DUF58 domain-containing protein encodes the protein MKIPIPKSLAHVRTRVRRWLKPPRRLHFSRGGWFFTGGSVMLGFAAVGTGNNLLFLLLGGMLGFITLSGFLSEQMVRNLEVRRRVARATAGSPARIVYEIRNGNRRLSAYSIEAGEDGHETRGWVAAIAPGAHGFARAEHTWERRGVYPLETIVLSTTFPFGLFVKERDRDVPGEAVVWPRVDRPVREPRPSGERVRQAGEAYAGSAGARGEYRGLRPYRPGDDPRDVHWRTTARVGHPVVREYERDRSRALWLCLDLRAPDGDLAEDAVEIAAAVASAALKRGEAFGLATQDARVRPAGGAAQMERVLDLLAR